From Amphiprion ocellaris isolate individual 3 ecotype Okinawa chromosome 10, ASM2253959v1, whole genome shotgun sequence, one genomic window encodes:
- the LOC111579537 gene encoding oxygen-regulated protein 1, with amino-acid sequence MSTTPVQEGPAQEGPAQGLSSSSGQTLPSRPLQPLSDPSASKRVCFYKSGDYKFSGHRMVINARTFKTFDALLDALSKKVPLPFGVRTITTPRGTHLVKALDDLHDGGAYVCSDQKRVKPLNLDEVNRRQVPWNTTRPVSAGRRRRQGLRLGQLGRANETSNRPAKVTERVAVRTPKRLTVIKNKDPTVKRTIVLQRRTAPTFDALLDYLSQILQFPVLKLYSIDGRRVDSLTALILCSGVVVAASNEPFRLGNYRFNRAVQMAEAMYMENVDPSMLQHRAQKNKSFSSGRGSRNFSLSSERYIVNQINKSQTGGTNGHLHQQHGSLEADVHQHQIETSGRGGSCIVPQDDDIEKSFRVNQDGSMTVEMKVRLTIKEEEMLHWTTTLSRSSLIKRSVCASIPESGNSSPDSNTAVAKASLSTSGDETKEENYPAGAGKGVGFNEQIYEGYTSAPLGKAKKSFKRTPTPGPRHVNKTASVESVKMVTEAGVQESTLGHYSYMERTADGETTEGYCVVRHSSSSSNRPIPKPRKTASAGGRNKHSNSSIRSSGVAEVLQIENNGMEVTETVMHIYESQGCYDNYFANDEYSADDIPLHGSTVLPESKPSTGSGPRSSCNDCDIDCSWQPPTADSLQRQKEEMLSLSSEPVSLRHQITNNLSSVTKNEAQTATNSQSPEKVKEDNSSKSMKKKIIRRSSNQKSSTSTSSTENKAKEHIISSSKNSKHSSTDKLSSHSSVRKKSLNSPDSAKSGQKREGAAKKAKMPQSKRSIKDEQMPRKDSALLDSSENVKRTPPKRQIMTKAVGKDNGHNVNTATGRPQMKKNMSDILQTKKSYLTGQKLISKPKSMIENRVSPPKKSLELSESVSMPALDPSPSQIHQYVEDWLEKVTPDAGPDMEEAITDRAERRPNVVFQIGGDSESDEKTEGQSTIDECYPSAGDAIKKSASSLSVPFCHEGPAQLNSEQKARGLCVSMPSVRVDLANLESNLRSHKSAEEICAADNEASSSNVLSPKAKIKPVLRQLCSSIQCIRRASDINTPSSLEKSSSVPDFPTQVASVFGSSCKAFMTFLSVMTLRDNLNPPASGESSQSRTTSEAMLMMESLQKISATEDEEEQRASLTDLQSRASSQLRERWKNFQILRERFESEPLSPKVSETEFALDVVSEGGDVFDERIDELMDELNMPEDLRAEITSTFQQAKSFYPVEESSLMETDRHHSDSEEDVEQFVKQDETKLSAELDSTYIAEDVSEILQGNDDAEIDYLNKMDTPEEQTIRELEQEPNEAQVSQTERDEPSIDKKNDIEENDGEVEQSEGMKNTEVLDSEDEGNKKGDSEREEEAAEEVVEEDEKDGLDEWEAEKGNGGESVEKEEEDKEEEMTMDEDEVDEGLEEGEREVGEETEEGSVDEEAGEDDSVEETDEREGGEETGEGEDSEEEETEEKQGDEISKEKEDEEELDEMMEEADEEEEPENKNEEVEEEEEEEEEKNEESEEEVEEVTEVHDEENEMEEVIEEKNEEEEVENINEELEEEVENRNEEMEEEAENITAEIEDEVENRNEEMEEEAENITAEIEDEVENRNEEMEEEEGEDTYVDTAKDVEEEVNEEAEQEEEMEVDIEEKDEEYEEDVEGKEAQKEQVTEVVSEENEDEEEENEEEEEIEQEEEHGEQDGEEAEINNTEETRAKVITDEEEEECDKDVEEEEEKYIEVEDSGNITADSVEERETVEELEGEENVTAGQTVDEEERDDEDKEFDKELDQVEEQSKDEAEEVSVAEDVQSCADDEDCRSMPEEAFHHQQHDSSCEEADSQQNTESPTKYSSEGQCEDDKGNGTDTVNETDEAGEHCEEGSSSVTHPVEISQELLDFVNYALQSSSLVFTYDTQGNIRIEPDNARVTQNKQTVIPKTRKDSSYGLKRLPSPSTSDLSDYRPETSESGGYKTQESIDIVSESGEEGSEKASPVHKGSAHRTARTNAQQAKLSVASNSEALHRSQQKGSGSFSSSDSAPKASGEDLSYFSAASSSKTEAEAAIQATQAVQSTSFVLEKDPAGGVLIDQGRWLLKENHLIRKSPPVSLGMYSNLDSTSLDTGQENNGEDSPVHSKTQHSPLAAISSSELEEMAKPQTPRCTYFNMPHGSDSDPFMDDSFVKSGKKDSISFKGRGVRVSPTVDTSKTWANKNGSLSSFASVEFKIPDRKVHPEGESSPVTQARRTSSGGRHALQAQDSLETLHVRCGQYCPIL; translated from the exons ATGAGCACCACACCGGTCCAGGAGGGCCCTGCCCAGGAGGGCCCTGCCCAGGGACTGTCCTCTAGCAGTGGGCAGACGTTACCCTCCCGACCCTTACAGCCCCTCTCTGATCCCTCAGCTTCTAAAAGAGTCTGTTTCTACAAAAGTGGTGACTATAAATTCAGTGGGCATCGCATGGTCATCAATGCCCGCACCTTCAAGACATTCGATGCTCTACTGGATGCTCTGTCCAAGAAAGTGCCGCTGCCGTTTGGAGTGAGGACCATCACCACACCTCGAGGAACTCACCTGGTCAAGGCTTTGGATGACTTACATGATGGGGGAGCTTATGTGTGTTCTGATCAGAAACGGGTTAAACCACTCAACCTGGATGAAGTGAACCGCCGGCAGGTACCCTGGAACACCACTAGACCTGTCAGCGCAGGGCGACGAAGGCGACAAGGACTCAGATTGGGTCAGTTGGGTAGAGCGAATGAAACCTCTAATAGACCAGCGAAGGTCACGGAGAGGGTGGCAGTACGGACACCCAAGAGGCTTACAGTCATCAAGAACAAAGACCCTACTGTTAAACGCACAATTGTGTTGCAGAGAAGAACAGCACCAACATTTGATGCATTGCTGGATTACCTGTCCCAGATCCTGCAGTTCCCAGTACTGAAACTCTACTCTATCGATGGCAGACGA GTTGACAGTCTCACTGCACTTATCTTGTGCTCTGGAGTTGTTGTAGCAGCGAGCAACGAGCCATTCAGATTAGGAAACTACCGTTTTAACAGAGCAGTCCAGATGGCAGAGGCCATGTACATGGAAAATGTGGATCCATCAATGTTGCAACATAGAGCTC aaaagaacaaatctTTCTCAAGTGGAAGAGGCTCAAGAAACTTCTCCCTGTCATCTGAGCGATATATCGTCAATCAGATAAACAAGTCTCAAACTGGAGGCACGAATGGCCACCTGCATCAGCAACATGGATCACTTGAAGCAGACGTTCACCAGCATCAAATAGAGACATCTGGGAGGGGAGGTAGCTGCATCGTACCTCAGGATGATGACATTGAAAAGTCTTTCCGCGTGAATCAAGACGGCAGCATGACAGTGGAGATGAAAGTTCGTCTGACCATTAAAGAAGAGGAGATGCTCCACTGGACAACCACACTCAGCCGCTCCAGTCTTATCAAGAGGTCAGTTTGTGCCTCTATTCCTGAGTCAGGCAACAGCTCCCCCGACTCAAACACTGCTGTTGCCAAAGCCTCCCTTAGTACTAGTGGGGATGAAACGAAAGAGGAGAACTATCCCGCTGGAGCTGGAAAGGGTGTTGGTTTTAATGAGCAAATATATGAAGGCTACACTTCAGCACCTTtgggaaaagcaaagaaaagttTCAAACGCACTCCTACGCCAGGACCTCGGCATGTTAATAAGACGGCGTCTGTTGAGAGTGTAAAGATGGTTACAGAGGCAGGGGTTCAGGAGAGCACCCTGGGACATTACTCCTACATGGAGAGGACGGCTGATGGTGAGACGACAGAGGGATACTGCGTGGtgagacacagcagcagcagcagcaacagaccAATCCCTAAACCTCGGAAAACTGCATCAGCAGGAGGGAGGAACAAACACTCCAACTCCTCCATCAGGTCGTCAGGAGTAGCTGAGGTCCTTCAGATAGAGAACAATGGGATGGAGGTTACAGAGACTGTGATGCATATTTATGAGAGTCAAGGTTGCTATGACAACTATTTTGCAAATGATGAATATAGTGCAGATGACATTCCTTTACATGGCTCCACTGTGTTGCCAGAAAGCAAGCCGTCCACTGGCTCAGGGCCTCGTTCTTCTTGCAATGATTGTGATATAGATTGTAGCTGGCAGCCACCCACTGCTGACTCACTACAAAGGCAGAAAGAGGAGATGTTATCACTGTCATCAGAGCCCGTATCTCTGAGACATCAGATTACAAACAATCTGTCTTCAGTGACTAAGAACGAAGCCCAAACTGCAACCAATTCACAAAGTCCAGAGAAGGTAAAAGAAGACAACAGTTCGAAAAGTATGAAGAAAAAGATAATTAGGCGTTCTAGCAATCAAAAAAGTTCAACTTCAACaagcagcacagaaaacaaagcaaaggaaCACATAATCAGCTcctcaaaaaacagcaaacattcaTCCACTGACAAGCTTAGCAGTCATTCCAGTGTACGAAAAAAGAGTCTGAATTCTCCAGACAGTGCTAAAAGTGGTCAAAAGAGAGAAGGAGCagcaaagaaagcaaaaatgcCTCAGTCTAAGAGATCAATCAAAGATGAACAGATGCCTAGGAAAGACTCGGCCTTATTAGatagttcagaaaatgtaaaaagaacaCCACCTAAACGACAAATCATGACCAAAGCAGTTGGTAAGGATAATGGCCATAATGTCAATACTGCAACTGGAAGGCCTCAAATGAAAAAGAACATGTCAgatattttacaaacaaaaaaatcttactTGACAGGCCAAAAGTTAATTAGCAAACCAAAATCAATGATTGAAAACAGAGTATCACCACCCAAAAAATCTTTAGAGCTGAGTGAGAGTGTTTCGATGCCTGCTCTCGATCCGTCACCCTCCCAAATCCACCAGTATGTTGAGGACTGGTTGGAGAAAGTCACCCCAGATGCAGGACCAGACATGGAGGAGGCAATCACAGATAGAGCAGAACGTCGGCCCAATGTTGTATTTCAGATTGGTGGTGATTCTGAATCAGATGAAAAGACTGAAGGTCAGTCTACTATAGATGAATGCTATCCGTCAGCCGGTGATGCAATCAAGAAATCAGCTTCTTCTCTGTCAGTTCCTTTTTGCCATGAAGGGCCAGCTCAGTTGAACAGTGAACAGAAAGCACGGGGTTTATGTGTTTCAATGCCAAGTGTCAGGGTTGACCTTGCAAACCTGGAGAGCAACCTGAGATCACACAAATCTGCAGAAGAAATCTGCGCAGCTGACAACGAAGCATCTTCATCCAACGTTTTGAGCCCCAAAGCAAAGATTAAACCTGTTCTGCGGCAACTTTGTTCATCAATTCAGTGCATCAGAAGAGCATCAGACATCAACACACCATCCAGTCTTGAGAAATCCAGCAGCGTTCCTGATTTCCCAACACAAGTAGCCTCAGTGTTCGGCTCATCGTGTAAAGCCTTCATGACATTCTTGTCAGTCATGACTTTGAGAGACAACCTAAATCCCCCTGCATCAGGAGAAAGTAGCCAATCTAGGACCACCTCTGAGGCCATGCTAATGATGGAGTCCCTGCAGAAAATTTCTGCcactgaggatgaggaggagcaaAGAGCAAGTCTGACTGATTTGCAAAGCAGAGCATCTTCTCAGCTCAGAGAGCGCTGGAAGAATTTCCAGATTCTGAGGGAAAGGTTTGAAAGTGAGCCGCTTTCCCCTAAAGTTTCAGAAACTGAGTTTGCACTGGATGTTGTCTCTGAAGGTGGAGATGTCTTTGATGAACGCATCGATGAGCTGATGGATGAACTGAATATGCCAGAAGACCTCAGAGCAGAGATCACTTCCACATTCCAACAGGCTAAAAGTTTTTACCCTGTAGAGGAGAGCTCACTCATGGAAACTGATAGACACCACTCGGACTCCGAGGAAGATGTGGAGCAATTTGTCAAACAAGATGAAACCAAACTATCAGCAGAGCTTGATAGTACATACATCGCTGAAGATGTTTCTGAGATTCTACAGGGCAATGATGATGCAGAGATAGACTACCTAAATAAAATGGATACCCCAGAAGAACAGACAATCAGAGAGTTAGAACAAGAACCTAATGAAGCTCAGGTATCGCAGACAGAAAGGGATGAGCCATCAATAGACAAAAAGAATGATATAGAAGAGAATGATGGAGAAGTGGAGCAGTCAGAGGGGATGAAGAACACAGAAGTGTTGGACAGTGAGGATGAAGGGAATAAAAAAGGCGATAGTGAAAGGGAGGAAGAGGCAgcagaggaggtggtggaggaagaTGAAAAGGATGGGCTGGATGAATGGGAAGCAGAGAAAGGAAATGGTGGAGAATCTGTtgagaaagaagaggaagacaaagaggaagagatgacaatggatgaagatgaggtggATGAGGGATTagaagaaggagagagggaaGTAGGTGAGGAAACAGAGGAGGGATCAGTGGATGAGGAAGCAGGAGAGGATGATAGCGTTGAGGAGACAGATGAGAGAGAGGGTGGTGAAGAGACAGGGGAGGGAGAAGACAGCGAGGAAGAGGAGACTGAGGAGAAGCAAGGGGATGAGATTAGTAAGGAGaaagaagatgaggaggaatTGGATGAAATGATGGAGGAggcagatgaagaggaggaaccagaaaataaaaatgaagaagtggaagaggaggaggaggaggaggaagaaaaaaatgaagagtcagaggaggaagtggaggaggtCACTGAGGTGCACGATGAGGAAAACGAAATGGAGGAAGTTATTGAggaaaagaatgaggaagaggaggtagaaaatataaatgaagAGCTAGAAGAGGAGGTAGAAAATAGAAATGAAGAGATGGAAGAGGAGGCAGAAAATATAACTGCAGAGATAGAAGATGAGGTAGAAAATAGAAATGAAGAGATGGAAGAGGAGGCAGAAAATATAACTGCAGAGATAGAAGATGAGGTAGAAAATAGAAATGAAgagatggaagaggaggagggagaagatACGTATGTAGATACTGCGAAAGATGTAGAGGAGGAGGTTAATGAGGAGGCAGAGCAAGAGGAAGAAATGGAGGTAGATATTGAGGAGAAAGATGAGGAATATGAAGAAGATGTTGAGGGAAAAGAAGCGCAAAAAGAGCAGGTGACAGAAGTGGTTAGCGAGGAAaatgaggatgaagaggaggaaaatgaggaggaggaagaaatagAACAAGAGGAGGAACATGGAGAGCAGGATGGTGAGGAGGCTGAGATAAACAATACAGAAGAAACTAGAGCAAAGGTTATCAcagatgaggaagaggaagaatgTGACAAGgatgtagaagaagaagaagaaaagtatATTGAAGTTGAAGATAGTGGGAACATTACAGCAGATTCAGtagaagagagagaaacagtAGAGGAGTTAGAGggtgaagaaaatgtgacagcaggGCAAACTGTagatgaagaagagagggaTGATGAAGATAAAGAGTTTGATAAGGAATTAGACCAGGTGGAAGAACAATCAAAGGATGAGGCAGAGGAAGTAAGTGTTGCTGAAGATGTACAGAGTTGTGCTGATGATGAGGATTGTAGAAGCATGCCAGAAGAGGCCTTCCATCATCAGCAGCATGATAGTAGCTGTGAAGAAGCAGATtcacaacaaaacactgaatcaccAACCAAATATTCCTCTGAGGGCCAGTGTGAGGATGACAAAGGTAATGGGACAGACACTGTTAATGAGACAGACGAGGCAGGAGAGCACTGTGAGGAAGGAAGCAGCAGTGTAACCCATCCCGTGGAAATATCACAGGAGTTACTTGACTTTGTGAACTATGCCCTTCAGTCTTCTTCACTTGTATTCACATACGACACTCAAGGAAACATTAGGATAGAGCCTGACAATGCTCGAGTGACACAAAATAAGCAAACTGTCATTCCAAAAACTAGAAAGGACAGTTCGTACGGTTTAAAACGTCTTCCAAGTCCGAGCACCTCTGATTTGTCTGATTACAGACCAGAAACATCAGAGAGCGGTGGATATAAAACTCAGGAGTCTATAGATATTGTCTCAGAGAGTGGAGAAGAGGGTTCAGAGAAGGCTTCTCCAGTCCACAAAGGTTCAGCACACAGGACTGCGAGAACAAACGCACAGCAAGCAAAACTGTCCGTTGCAAGTAATTCAGAAGCCCTGCACCGTTCCCAACAAAAAGGTTCAGGAAGTTTTTCTTCAAGTGACTCAGCCCCTAAAGCCTCAGGAGAGGATCTGTCTTACTTCAGTGCTGCGAGCTCATCTAAAACAGAAGCTGAAGCCGCCATACAGGCCACACAGGCCGTACAGAGTACTTCTTTTGTCTTAGAAAAAGACCCAGCCGGTGGGGTTTTGATTGACCAAGGCAGATGGCTCCTAAAAGAAAACCATCTCATCAGAAAATCTCCCCCAGTCTCACTGGGAATGTACAGTAACTTGGACAGCACATCCCTAGACACAGGTCAGGAGAACAATGGCGAAGACTCCCCGGTTCATAGTAAAACCCAGCACAGCCCTCTTGCAGCCATATCCTCATCAGAGCTTGAGGAGATGGCAAAGCCTCAAACTCCGCGGTGCACCTACTTCAACATGCCACACGGAAGCGATTCGGACCCCTTCATGGATGATTCCTTTgtcaaaagtggaaaaaaggaTTCAATCAGTTTTAAAGGCAGAGGTGTCCGGGTGTCACCTACGGTCGATACCTCCAAAACTTGGGCAAATAAAAATGGCAGTCTGTCTTCATTTGCATCAGTAGAGTTTAAAATACCAGACAGAAAAGTGCATCCTGAGGGGGAGTCCTCACCTGTGACACAGGCAAGAAGGACATCTAGTGGAGGCAGGCATGCACTGCAAGCCCAGGACTCACTGGAAACATTGCATGTGAGATGTGGCCAATACTGCCCTATACTATGA
- the rgs20 gene encoding regulator of G-protein signaling 20 isoform X1, whose protein sequence is MPCARAVRQWEIRPTSALRGIRRTRALMWQRIRGLARSCRHGAGYPVNYNDPNREEQEMVCLEPMGSERMEMRKRQMSVQQESAAGGTAPAQQDQPGQANPRGSNACCFCWCCCCSCSWNEDRDDRNRKASYDVKEGTADCEDCPKPTLEEVRSWGQSFDKLMCCPAGRNSFRQFLRTEFSEENMLFWLACEEFCKETNKSAIEEKARVIYEDYISILSPKEVSLDSRVREAINRNMLEPTSHTFDDAQLQIYTLMQRDSYPRYMNSPAYKNLLNTLSEQSPES, encoded by the exons ATGCCATGTGCTAGAGCGGTGAGGCAGTGGGAGATCAGGCCCACGTCTGCTCTGCGGGGGATCAGACGCACCAGGGCCCTGATGTGGCAGCGGATACGGGGACTGGCCCGGTCCTGCCGGCATGGTGCGGGCTACCCAGTCAACTACAATGACCCCAACCGAGAGGAGCAGGAGATGGTGTGCCTTGAG CCCATGGGATCAGAGCGGATGGAGATGCGAAAGAGGCAGATGTCGGTGCAGCAGGAGTCGGCAGCGGGGGGAACTGCACCGGCCCAGCAGGACCAGCCGGGCCAGGCCAACCCACGGGGCTCCAATGCATGTTGCTTCTGCTGGTGTTGCTGCTGTAGCTGTTCCTG GAATGAAGACCGGGATGACAGGAACCGAAAAGCGTCTTATGACGTCAAGGAAGGGACCGCAGACTGTGAAGACTG TCCTAAGCCCACGTTGGAGGAGGTGCGCTCATGGGGGCAGTCGTTCGACAAGCTGATGTGTTGCCCAGCGGGGAGGAACTCTTTCCGACAGTTTCTTCGCACCGAGTTCAGTGAGGAGAACATGCTCTTCTGGCTGGCCTGCGAGGAGTTCTGCAAAGAGACCAATAAGAGTGCGATCGAGGAGAAGGCTCGGGTCATCTACGAGGACTACATCTCCATTCTCTCACCTAAAGAG GTGAGCCTTGACTCCCGTGTGCGTGAGGCGATTAACAGGAACATGCTGGAACCCACCTCGCACACATTCGACGACGCCCAGCTGCAGATCTACACACTAATGCAAAGAGACTCGTATCCCCGCTACATGAACTCCCCAGCCTACAAAAACCTGCtcaacactctgtcagagcaGTCCCCCGAATCTTAG
- the rgs20 gene encoding regulator of G-protein signaling 20 isoform X2: protein MGSERMEMRKRQMSVQQESAAGGTAPAQQDQPGQANPRGSNACCFCWCCCCSCSWNEDRDDRNRKASYDVKEGTADCEDCPKPTLEEVRSWGQSFDKLMCCPAGRNSFRQFLRTEFSEENMLFWLACEEFCKETNKSAIEEKARVIYEDYISILSPKEVSLDSRVREAINRNMLEPTSHTFDDAQLQIYTLMQRDSYPRYMNSPAYKNLLNTLSEQSPES from the exons ATGGGATCAGAGCGGATGGAGATGCGAAAGAGGCAGATGTCGGTGCAGCAGGAGTCGGCAGCGGGGGGAACTGCACCGGCCCAGCAGGACCAGCCGGGCCAGGCCAACCCACGGGGCTCCAATGCATGTTGCTTCTGCTGGTGTTGCTGCTGTAGCTGTTCCTG GAATGAAGACCGGGATGACAGGAACCGAAAAGCGTCTTATGACGTCAAGGAAGGGACCGCAGACTGTGAAGACTG TCCTAAGCCCACGTTGGAGGAGGTGCGCTCATGGGGGCAGTCGTTCGACAAGCTGATGTGTTGCCCAGCGGGGAGGAACTCTTTCCGACAGTTTCTTCGCACCGAGTTCAGTGAGGAGAACATGCTCTTCTGGCTGGCCTGCGAGGAGTTCTGCAAAGAGACCAATAAGAGTGCGATCGAGGAGAAGGCTCGGGTCATCTACGAGGACTACATCTCCATTCTCTCACCTAAAGAG GTGAGCCTTGACTCCCGTGTGCGTGAGGCGATTAACAGGAACATGCTGGAACCCACCTCGCACACATTCGACGACGCCCAGCTGCAGATCTACACACTAATGCAAAGAGACTCGTATCCCCGCTACATGAACTCCCCAGCCTACAAAAACCTGCtcaacactctgtcagagcaGTCCCCCGAATCTTAG
- the tcea1 gene encoding transcription elongation factor A protein 1 isoform X2: protein MGKKEEEEIIRIAKKMDKMAQKKNGAGALDLLKELRSVPMTLELLQSTRIGMSVNAIRKQSTDEEVTSLAKALIKSWKKLLDEPGGGDRPSDEKRKEQTTPVVSPSQGSPEAKEESSSSNSSSKSEPTEVAPNTLINTFPRAPSTSDSIRLKCREMLANALQTGDDYIAIGADCDELGAQIEESIFQEFKNTDMKYKNRVRSRISNLKDMKNPNLRRTVLCGSVTPERMAKMTAEEMASDELKEMRKNLTKEAVRDHQMATTGGTQTDLFTCGKCKGKSCTYTQVQTRSADEPMTTFVFCNQCGNRWKFC, encoded by the exons ATGGgcaaaaaggaggaagaggagatcaTCAGAATTGCGAAGAAGATGGATAAAATGGCGCAGAAGAAAAACGGG GCTGGTGCTTTGGACCTATTGAAGGAGCTGCGGAGTGTCCCCATGACCCTGGAGCTGCTTCAG TCTACCAGAATTGGGATGTCTGTAAATGCCATCCGCAAGCAAAGCACAGACGAAGAGGTGACATCCTTAGCCAAGGCCTTGATCAAGTCATGGAAGAAGCTTTTGG ATGAGCCTGGAGGTGGAGACAGACCTTCAGATGAGAAGAGGAAAGAGCAGACGACACCTGTTGTTTCTCCCTCACAGGGAAGCCCAGAGGCAAAGGAAGAAAG CTCCAGCAGTAATTCCAGCAGCAAGAGCGAACCCACCGAAGTTGCTCCCAACACGTTAATCAACACCTTTCCTCGTGCCCCGAGCACCTCGGACTCTATCAGGCTCAAGTGCAGAGAGATGCTGGCCAATGCTCTGCAGACTGGAG atgaTTATATTGCAATTGGTGCTGATTGTGACGAACTCGGTGCACAGATCGAGGAAA GCATCTTCCAAGAGTTTAAGAACACAGACATGAAATACAAAAACCGTGTGCGGAGCCGCATCTCAAATCTGAAGGATATGAAGAACCCGAATTTAAGGAGGACAGTGCTATGCGGGAGTGTAACCCCAGAGCGGATGGCTAAGATGACTGCAGAG GAAATGGCTAGTGATGAGCTGAAAGAAATGAGGAAGAATTTGACCAAAGAGGCTGTCAGGGACCACCAGATGGCCACCACTGGAGGCACTCAGACTGATTTATTCACCTGTGGCAAATGCAAGGGGAAATCCTGCACCTACACACAG GTTCAAACTCGCAGTGCTGATGAGCCAATGACCACATTTGTCTTCTGTAATCAGTGCGGAAATAGATGGAAG tTCTGCTGA
- the tcea1 gene encoding transcription elongation factor A protein 1 isoform X1, protein MGKKEEEEIIRIAKKMDKMAQKKNGAGALDLLKELRSVPMTLELLQSTRIGMSVNAIRKQSTDEEVTSLAKALIKSWKKLLDEPGGGDRPSDEKRKEQTTPVVSPSQGSPEAKEESSSSSNSSSKSEPTEVAPNTLINTFPRAPSTSDSIRLKCREMLANALQTGDDYIAIGADCDELGAQIEESIFQEFKNTDMKYKNRVRSRISNLKDMKNPNLRRTVLCGSVTPERMAKMTAEEMASDELKEMRKNLTKEAVRDHQMATTGGTQTDLFTCGKCKGKSCTYTQVQTRSADEPMTTFVFCNQCGNRWKFC, encoded by the exons ATGGgcaaaaaggaggaagaggagatcaTCAGAATTGCGAAGAAGATGGATAAAATGGCGCAGAAGAAAAACGGG GCTGGTGCTTTGGACCTATTGAAGGAGCTGCGGAGTGTCCCCATGACCCTGGAGCTGCTTCAG TCTACCAGAATTGGGATGTCTGTAAATGCCATCCGCAAGCAAAGCACAGACGAAGAGGTGACATCCTTAGCCAAGGCCTTGATCAAGTCATGGAAGAAGCTTTTGG ATGAGCCTGGAGGTGGAGACAGACCTTCAGATGAGAAGAGGAAAGAGCAGACGACACCTGTTGTTTCTCCCTCACAGGGAAGCCCAGAGGCAAAGGAAGAAAG CAGCTCCAGCAGTAATTCCAGCAGCAAGAGCGAACCCACCGAAGTTGCTCCCAACACGTTAATCAACACCTTTCCTCGTGCCCCGAGCACCTCGGACTCTATCAGGCTCAAGTGCAGAGAGATGCTGGCCAATGCTCTGCAGACTGGAG atgaTTATATTGCAATTGGTGCTGATTGTGACGAACTCGGTGCACAGATCGAGGAAA GCATCTTCCAAGAGTTTAAGAACACAGACATGAAATACAAAAACCGTGTGCGGAGCCGCATCTCAAATCTGAAGGATATGAAGAACCCGAATTTAAGGAGGACAGTGCTATGCGGGAGTGTAACCCCAGAGCGGATGGCTAAGATGACTGCAGAG GAAATGGCTAGTGATGAGCTGAAAGAAATGAGGAAGAATTTGACCAAAGAGGCTGTCAGGGACCACCAGATGGCCACCACTGGAGGCACTCAGACTGATTTATTCACCTGTGGCAAATGCAAGGGGAAATCCTGCACCTACACACAG GTTCAAACTCGCAGTGCTGATGAGCCAATGACCACATTTGTCTTCTGTAATCAGTGCGGAAATAGATGGAAG tTCTGCTGA